A region of Campylobacter suis DNA encodes the following proteins:
- a CDS encoding Gfo/Idh/MocA family protein, which produces MRALIVGFGSIGRRHYDVLLALKKFSKIDLVTSQKELLLNDQVTTIYESLDDVLLSEYEYFLIATPTALHQRQLKFIDDRVSGKCIFCEKPLFEKFYDLKAKNDIFVGYVLRYHPLILKTKELLFGEKILSANIKCAQYLPTWRAGDYTQCYSSKRELGGGVLLDLSHEIDYALWFFGEFDEIKSFNSKISDLKITSDDIAVILARAGSTFVSMQVDYISKLTHRQIFIDTQEFSIFIDLIKNELIKKDKEGFEEKTSVVLERNDMFKSMHLDILGDRKNVCTFEQAMSVMRVIKSVQEQNDGSFMHDMC; this is translated from the coding sequence ATGCGCGCTCTTATAGTTGGTTTTGGCTCTATCGGACGCAGACACTACGATGTTTTGCTGGCTCTTAAAAAATTTAGTAAAATCGACCTTGTAACTTCGCAAAAAGAGCTCTTGCTTAACGATCAAGTAACGACAATTTATGAGAGCTTAGATGATGTTTTGCTTAGTGAGTATGAGTACTTTCTCATCGCCACGCCAACAGCTCTACACCAACGCCAGCTTAAGTTTATAGATGATAGAGTGAGCGGTAAGTGCATTTTTTGTGAAAAACCATTGTTTGAGAAATTTTATGACCTTAAAGCAAAAAATGATATTTTTGTAGGGTATGTTTTGCGCTATCATCCTTTGATATTAAAAACAAAAGAGCTTTTGTTTGGCGAAAAAATTTTAAGCGCAAATATAAAATGTGCTCAGTATCTGCCGACATGGAGGGCTGGCGACTACACCCAGTGTTATAGTTCAAAAAGGGAGCTTGGCGGTGGTGTTTTGCTTGATCTTAGCCATGAGATAGACTATGCCTTGTGGTTTTTTGGAGAGTTTGATGAGATAAAAAGTTTTAACTCTAAAATTTCAGATCTAAAAATAACTTCAGATGATATAGCTGTGATTTTAGCTCGTGCTGGTAGTACTTTTGTTAGCATGCAAGTTGATTACATATCTAAGCTAACGCATAGACAAATTTTTATCGATACTCAAGAATTTAGTATTTTTATTGATCTTATCAAAAATGAATTGATAAAAAAGGATAAAGAGGGTTTTGAAGAAAAAACAAGTGTAGTTTTAGAGCGAAATGATATGTTTAAGTCAATGCATTTAGATATCTTAGGTGATCGCAAAAATGTATGCACATTTGAGCAAGCGATGAGTGTTATGAGAGTTATTAAGAGTGTACAGGAGCAAAATGATGGAAGTTTTATGCACGATATGTGCTAG
- a CDS encoding cytidylyltransferase domain-containing protein, with product MMEVLCTICARGGSKGVKNKNIRELYGKPLIAYTIEQALDSKIFNHIVVSTDSDAIAEVAVKYGAEVFFKRDEHMASDTAGKLEVIRDALIKSEAHYAVKFDHHIDLDATAPLRDVSDIVLAYEQFLKDDNDNLITAMPSRRSPYFNLVELSKDGRVVLSKSLESAIVRRQDAPKSFDMNASIYIWKREILLTCDSLFLPKTGLYVMPEDRSIDIDNELDFKFVEFIMGEKNAKR from the coding sequence ATGATGGAAGTTTTATGCACGATATGTGCTAGGGGTGGCAGTAAAGGTGTTAAAAATAAAAATATCCGAGAACTTTACGGAAAACCGCTTATTGCCTATACGATAGAGCAGGCGCTTGATAGTAAAATTTTTAACCACATAGTTGTTAGTACTGACAGTGATGCTATAGCTGAAGTTGCTGTAAAGTATGGTGCTGAAGTCTTTTTTAAACGAGATGAACATATGGCTAGTGATACAGCTGGTAAGCTTGAGGTTATCCGTGATGCTTTGATTAAAAGTGAAGCACATTACGCAGTAAAATTTGATCATCATATAGACCTTGATGCTACAGCTCCGCTTAGAGATGTAAGTGATATTGTGCTTGCTTACGAGCAGTTTTTAAAAGATGATAATGACAACCTAATAACCGCTATGCCAAGTAGAAGAAGCCCATATTTTAACCTTGTTGAGCTTAGCAAAGATGGTCGCGTCGTTCTTTCAAAAAGCTTAGAAAGTGCCATTGTAAGAAGACAAGATGCGCCAAAAAGCTTTGATATGAATGCGTCTATTTATATCTGGAAAAGAGAAATTTTGCTTACTTGCGATAGTTTATTTTTGCCAAAAACTGGACTTTATGTTATGCCTGAAGATAGATCGATTGACATAGACAATGAGCTTGATTTTAAATTTGTAGAGTTTATTATGGGAGAGAAAAATGCTAAAAGATAA
- a CDS encoding oxidoreductase, giving the protein MLKDKVVVVTGGAGLIGKEFVKAIVKNSAIAIIADINIQTAEQVAHQLSNELKSENIDFCELNIISKDSINECIKKVTQKYGKIDAVINSAYPRTKNYGRHFFDVEYEDFTEILNLNLGGYFLVSQQFAKFFSLQGYGNIINISSIYGVVAPRFEIYEGTQMTTPIEYAAIKSALLHITKYMAKYFKGLNIRVNCITPGGILDAQPQSFLDNYKSFCSSKGMLDAQDLCGALVFLLSDESRFVNGQNIIVDDGFSL; this is encoded by the coding sequence ATGCTAAAAGATAAAGTGGTTGTAGTCACTGGCGGAGCTGGTTTGATAGGCAAAGAATTTGTAAAAGCTATTGTAAAAAACTCAGCCATTGCTATCATAGCAGACATTAATATACAAACCGCAGAGCAAGTAGCACATCAGTTAAGCAATGAATTAAAAAGTGAAAATATAGATTTTTGTGAGTTAAACATAATATCAAAAGATAGCATAAACGAGTGTATAAAAAAAGTTACACAAAAGTATGGTAAAATCGACGCTGTCATAAATTCAGCATACCCGCGCACTAAAAATTACGGTAGGCATTTTTTTGATGTTGAGTATGAGGACTTTACAGAAATTTTAAATTTAAACTTAGGCGGGTACTTTCTTGTTTCGCAACAGTTTGCTAAATTTTTTAGCCTACAAGGTTATGGTAATATTATAAATATCAGTTCAATTTACGGCGTTGTCGCACCTAGATTTGAAATTTATGAAGGCACTCAGATGACAACACCGATCGAGTACGCTGCCATAAAATCAGCTTTGCTTCATATCACAAAATATATGGCAAAATATTTTAAAGGATTAAACATTAGAGTAAATTGCATTACTCCAGGTGGCATACTTGATGCTCAACCGCAAAGTTTTTTAGATAATTATAAAAGCTTTTGTTCTAGCAAAGGTATGCTTGATGCGCAAGATTTGTGCGGAGCACTTGTATTTTTACTGAGTGATGAGAGCAGGTTTGTTAATGGACAAAATATCATAGTTGACGATGGCTTTAGTTTGTAG
- a CDS encoding NAD(P)H-dependent oxidoreductase — translation MKTVVVFSHPYFERSKVNKALLKVAKDTLGSENVRFLDEIYGEKTKSFDIAKEQKFLESADRIIFQFPLYFYATPAILKAYLDEVFTYGWAYGSTGVLTGKDVQVAVSVGGTIADYSKFGRAKHDMSEILAPFEASMNYCGMDFGEPFVVDDSSNISDERLNECCEIYKKLLKNEDWKEALD, via the coding sequence ATGAAAACAGTTGTTGTATTTTCACATCCGTATTTTGAGCGTTCAAAGGTAAATAAGGCACTCTTAAAAGTTGCAAAAGATACTTTAGGCTCTGAAAATGTAAGGTTTTTAGATGAAATTTATGGCGAAAAGACCAAAAGTTTTGATATAGCAAAAGAGCAGAAATTTTTAGAAAGCGCAGATCGTATAATTTTTCAGTTTCCACTATATTTTTATGCAACGCCAGCTATTTTAAAGGCATATTTGGATGAGGTTTTTACTTATGGCTGGGCGTATGGAAGTACTGGTGTGCTAACTGGAAAAGATGTTCAAGTTGCAGTTAGTGTCGGCGGAACGATAGCTGATTATTCAAAATTTGGTAGAGCAAAGCATGATATGAGCGAAATTTTAGCTCCTTTTGAAGCTTCGATGAATTATTGTGGCATGGATTTTGGTGAGCCTTTTGTGGTAGATGATTCATCAAATATCAGTGATGAGCGCCTTAATGAGTGTTGTGAAATATATAAAAAGCTTTTGAAAAATGAGGATTGGAAGGAAGCTTTGGATTGA
- a CDS encoding MqnA/MqnD/SBP family protein: protein MKFGKIDYLNLLPFHVFLKRSPLQSYVKKAIEHKKGVPSKLNGALCRRQIDAAVISSIESRRVKYKKLNFGIVAKKSVKSVLVRKNSLSKLDSASASSNMLSKILGLKGEVLIGDRALRAYINEGSENFYDMGEIWHKKQGLPFVFGRFCYIKNGSTYEKLVNSFLSKNIKIPRYILEKYSKTRQISPENIRWYLKFISYKMGKKEQKALRIFIQKARELRFDPS from the coding sequence TTGAAATTTGGTAAGATAGACTATCTAAATTTATTACCATTTCATGTTTTTTTAAAGCGTTCGCCACTTCAAAGTTATGTTAAAAAAGCCATAGAACACAAAAAGGGTGTGCCAAGTAAGCTAAATGGTGCACTCTGTCGCCGTCAAATAGATGCAGCCGTCATCTCAAGTATAGAGAGTCGCCGTGTAAAATATAAAAAACTAAATTTTGGCATTGTTGCAAAAAAGAGTGTAAAAAGTGTTTTAGTTCGTAAAAATAGTCTAAGTAAGCTTGATAGCGCAAGCGCCAGCTCAAATATGCTTTCTAAAATTTTAGGACTAAAAGGCGAAGTGCTAATTGGCGATAGAGCTTTGAGAGCATATATTAATGAAGGTAGCGAAAATTTTTATGATATGGGTGAAATCTGGCACAAAAAACAGGGTTTGCCATTTGTTTTTGGTCGTTTTTGTTATATAAAAAATGGCTCAACTTATGAGAAGCTGGTTAATAGCTTTTTATCAAAAAATATAAAAATCCCTCGCTATATACTTGAAAAGTATTCAAAAACTAGACAAATTTCTCCTGAAAATATCAGATGGTATCTGAAGTTTATCAGCTATAAAATGGGTAAAAAAGAGCAAAAAGCACTGAGAATTTTTATACAAAAGGCACGAGAGCTTAGGTTTGATCCAAGTTAG
- a CDS encoding BON domain-containing protein, with protein MPASNAINVYDIYSVSCDERDIGSITNDKYIQSKIRSKILFTKGLSSFDIEVEVFYGEVYLLGLVQSDGFKNVLLQLAKDTAGVRKVHEYIRIKQANYPCSSTKILANLKANLFSDSSVKSTNVRIGVVGCDVVFSGIVATHEYEKHAIWYAKHIDGVADVYSFLRVLR; from the coding sequence ATGCCAGCTTCAAATGCGATAAATGTGTATGACATATACTCTGTTTCATGCGATGAGCGCGATATAGGTTCTATAACAAACGACAAATACATACAAAGCAAAATTCGCTCAAAAATTCTTTTTACAAAAGGTTTAAGTAGTTTTGATATAGAAGTTGAGGTCTTTTACGGCGAAGTTTATCTGCTTGGTTTAGTTCAAAGCGATGGATTTAAAAATGTACTTTTACAGCTTGCAAAAGATACTGCTGGTGTTAGAAAAGTGCACGAATATATCAGGATAAAGCAGGCAAATTATCCTTGTTCAAGCACTAAAATTTTAGCAAATTTAAAAGCAAATTTATTTAGCGATAGCTCTGTTAAATCAACAAATGTCCGCATAGGAGTTGTTGGCTGTGATGTTGTGTTTAGTGGCATCGTGGCGACACATGAGTATGAAAAGCACGCCATTTGGTATGCAAAACATATAGATGGCGTTGCTGATGTGTATTCTTTTTTAAGAGTGCTTCGCTAA
- a CDS encoding efflux RND transporter permease subunit has product MKKIFKFILTNSKLVLCIMLVLTGFFGYFSKNLEVDASSETLLLEHDKDLEIWRDINKRYTSQNFLVVTYTPADDMFLPKNLKFIEDISREFAKNDLISSVTNITNVPLLKSVTGSITNILNHTPTLKDAGINITLAKNEFKNSPIYSANLISKDLKTTAIVLNLKDDKRYFELLNKRNELLALEQNGTINSTQKIDLTNVQAEFKAYRDILRAKEHAGLENIKSTIKKFKNSENQLFLGGANMIADDMISFVKNDLATYGISVALLLAICLWLFFRQIRWVVLPLFICVISAIISSGLFGLFGWEITVISSNYIALVLIITISVVIHLIVTYREFYQKHSHFSQKALIYLTLRDKAKPSFWAIFTTIVGFASLMSADIKPVIMLGVMMSAGIAVTLFVAFVIFATILVNLKKIPPVNSFEKSFSFTKICANFALQKRSLVYAFSLIALCFGVYGITQLKVENSFIGYFKKDTQIRQGMQVIDENLGGTIPLDIIIKFEQNQKDEPKKDEFDEFEQEFIEQAAQTKYWFDSYKTRVAEKTHKFLKEQDFVGSVSSLATLTAVIRELNGGEVDDFLLSAMYEKLPDEYKNILLNPYVNIDENELRFVLRITDSDENLRRDKFIKELNENLHELLKDDGVKVTVAGMMVLYNNMLLNLVSSQTDTLAISIGLLFVLFCFIFKSIKFALIAIITNLIPLCVLFGIMGIFGIALDMMSITIAAISIGIGVDDIIHYMHRFRLELLSKSVTQAIKASHASIGYAMYYTSFTIFLGFSVMMSSNFIPTIYFGLLTDLVMALMLICALVLQPALLASFCKKN; this is encoded by the coding sequence TTGAAAAAAATCTTTAAATTTATACTAACAAACTCAAAGCTCGTTTTATGCATAATGCTTGTATTAACGGGCTTTTTTGGCTATTTTTCAAAAAATCTTGAAGTTGATGCATCATCTGAAACACTGCTTCTTGAACACGATAAAGACCTTGAAATTTGGCGAGATATAAACAAACGCTATACATCACAAAATTTTCTTGTTGTAACTTACACTCCAGCAGATGATATGTTTTTGCCAAAAAATCTTAAATTTATTGAAGATATAAGCAGAGAATTTGCAAAAAACGATCTAATCTCTAGTGTTACAAATATCACAAATGTCCCGCTTTTAAAGAGTGTTACTGGCTCAATAACCAATATCCTTAACCACACACCAACTCTTAAAGATGCCGGCATAAACATCACTTTAGCCAAAAATGAGTTTAAAAATAGCCCGATTTATAGTGCAAATTTGATAAGCAAAGACCTAAAAACAACAGCAATAGTACTAAACCTAAAAGATGATAAGCGCTATTTTGAGCTTTTAAATAAAAGAAATGAGCTTCTTGCTCTAGAACAAAACGGTACGATAAATAGCACTCAAAAAATAGACCTAACAAATGTGCAGGCTGAATTTAAGGCATATAGGGATATTTTACGAGCAAAAGAGCACGCTGGGCTTGAGAATATAAAAAGTACGATTAAAAAATTTAAAAATAGTGAAAATCAGCTATTTTTAGGTGGCGCAAACATGATCGCTGATGATATGATAAGTTTTGTAAAAAATGACCTTGCGACTTACGGTATCAGTGTTGCTTTGTTGCTTGCGATTTGTTTATGGCTATTTTTTAGACAAATTCGCTGGGTGGTTTTGCCACTTTTTATCTGCGTTATAAGTGCTATTATATCAAGCGGACTTTTTGGACTTTTTGGCTGGGAGATAACAGTCATTAGCTCAAACTATATTGCCCTAGTTCTAATCATCACCATCTCAGTTGTGATACATCTTATAGTAACTTACCGTGAATTTTATCAAAAGCACTCACATTTTAGCCAAAAAGCACTGATATATCTAACACTTCGAGACAAGGCAAAGCCTAGTTTTTGGGCGATCTTTACAACGATAGTTGGCTTTGCTTCACTTATGAGCGCAGATATAAAACCTGTCATAATGCTTGGCGTGATGATGAGTGCAGGCATAGCAGTTACGCTGTTTGTAGCATTTGTTATATTTGCAACGATACTTGTAAATTTAAAAAAGATACCGCCAGTTAATAGCTTTGAAAAAAGTTTCAGTTTTACAAAAATTTGTGCAAATTTTGCACTGCAAAAACGCAGTTTAGTCTATGCATTTTCACTAATCGCGCTATGTTTTGGAGTATATGGTATCACTCAGCTTAAAGTTGAAAATAGCTTTATTGGCTACTTTAAAAAAGATACGCAGATTAGGCAAGGTATGCAAGTTATAGATGAAAACTTAGGTGGAACGATACCGCTTGATATCATCATCAAATTTGAGCAAAACCAAAAAGATGAGCCTAAAAAAGATGAATTTGATGAGTTTGAACAAGAATTTATCGAACAAGCAGCTCAGACAAAATACTGGTTTGATAGCTATAAAACAAGGGTTGCTGAAAAGACACATAAGTTTTTAAAAGAGCAAGATTTTGTAGGTTCTGTAAGCTCTTTGGCAACACTAACAGCGGTTATTAGAGAGCTAAATGGCGGTGAAGTAGATGACTTTTTACTTTCAGCTATGTATGAAAAACTTCCAGATGAGTATAAAAATATACTACTTAATCCTTATGTAAATATCGACGAAAACGAGCTTCGCTTTGTACTTCGCATAACTGATAGTGATGAAAATTTAAGGCGGGATAAATTTATAAAAGAGCTAAATGAAAATCTACACGAGCTTTTAAAAGATGATGGGGTTAAGGTAACAGTAGCTGGAATGATGGTACTTTACAACAACATGCTTTTAAATCTGGTAAGCTCTCAAACTGACACTCTAGCCATAAGCATTGGGCTGCTTTTTGTGTTATTTTGCTTTATTTTTAAAAGTATAAAATTTGCACTAATCGCAATCATCACAAATCTCATACCACTTTGTGTTCTTTTTGGCATTATGGGAATTTTTGGAATTGCACTTGATATGATGAGTATAACGATTGCGGCTATAAGCATAGGCATAGGAGTAGATGACATTATACACTACATGCACAGGTTTAGATTAGAGCTACTTTCAAAAAGCGTTACTCAGGCTATCAAAGCTTCGCATGCTAGCATAGGCTATGCTATGTATTACACATCATTTACTATATTTTTGGGTTTTAGCGTTATGATGAGTAGCAACTTTATACCGACTATATATTTTGGGCTTTTAACAGACCTTGTAATGGCACTAATGCTTATCTGTGCACTAGTTTTACAGCCTGCACTGCTTGCTAGCTTTTGTAAAAAAAATTAG
- a CDS encoding ABC transporter substrate-binding protein, with protein MKLKLFCVAVLGATMLFALPKDEIKPQVEIKTTQAIEVLTNKSLSNEQKMDELFKIFDPLFDYKQMAKISLGKRFNALNDSQKAEFSKAFEQKLKSSYADKLLGYTNQEIKVKELTEPQKNRVFLHSELLSEGKSYDFIYKFYNDNDNWLIYDMEIIGVSLLQTYRSQFADMLDSADFETLIKKLNETSAIKVDN; from the coding sequence ATGAAACTTAAACTTTTTTGTGTAGCAGTGCTAGGCGCAACGATGTTATTTGCTCTACCAAAAGATGAGATAAAACCACAAGTTGAGATAAAAACAACACAAGCTATAGAGGTTTTAACAAACAAAAGCCTTTCAAATGAGCAAAAGATGGATGAGCTGTTTAAAATTTTTGATCCGTTGTTTGACTATAAGCAAATGGCAAAGATAAGCCTTGGAAAACGCTTTAATGCCCTAAATGACTCACAAAAAGCAGAATTTAGCAAAGCCTTTGAGCAAAAACTAAAAAGCTCTTATGCTGATAAACTTTTAGGATACACAAACCAAGAGATAAAAGTAAAAGAGCTGACCGAGCCACAAAAAAACAGAGTCTTTTTGCACTCTGAGCTTTTAAGTGAAGGCAAGAGTTATGATTTCATATATAAATTTTATAATGACAACGACAACTGGCTGATTTATGATATGGAGATTATAGGTGTTAGCTTGCTTCAAACCTACCGCAGTCAGTTTGCCGATATGCTTGATAGTGCTGACTTTGAAACACTTATAAAAAAGCTAAATGAGACATCGGCTATAAAAGTTGATAATTGA
- a CDS encoding VacJ family lipoprotein → MKYLLTFFLSITLAFSQSSDEFDAEFNDKNTFDPLSGYNRMMTSVNDKIYTYIFDPVVDGYRYVVPAKGREVIANVFDNLLFPLRFVNNLLQFKFQNAADETLRFIANTIVGFGGISDVATTYYKIPRHDEDFGQTLGHWGVGSGFHIVWPIFGPSNLRDTFGLVGDFFTKPINYVDPNELSLGLNVGSKTNEMAQNPDMYKNLKKDAVDLYPFLRDAYEQRRDYLIKE, encoded by the coding sequence TTGAAATATCTCTTAACTTTTTTTCTTAGCATAACACTTGCTTTTTCGCAAAGTAGTGATGAGTTTGATGCAGAATTTAACGACAAAAACACATTTGATCCACTAAGTGGCTATAATAGAATGATGACAAGCGTTAATGATAAAATTTACACATATATCTTTGATCCAGTTGTAGATGGCTATAGATATGTTGTGCCAGCAAAAGGTCGAGAAGTTATAGCAAATGTGTTTGATAACCTACTATTTCCGCTTCGTTTTGTAAATAACCTTTTGCAATTTAAATTTCAAAATGCAGCAGACGAAACGCTTAGATTTATAGCAAATACAATAGTTGGCTTTGGTGGCATAAGCGATGTTGCTACCACTTACTACAAAATTCCACGCCACGATGAGGACTTTGGTCAGACACTTGGACACTGGGGTGTTGGAAGTGGCTTTCATATCGTCTGGCCAATATTTGGACCATCAAATTTAAGAGACACCTTTGGATTGGTTGGCGACTTTTTTACAAAACCTATAAACTATGTCGATCCAAACGAATTATCTCTTGGACTAAATGTAGGCAGTAAAACAAATGAAATGGCTCAAAATCCAGATATGTATAAAAACTTAAAAAAAGATGCTGTTGATTTATACCCATTTTTACGCGATGCTTATGAGCAAAGACGCGACTATTTGATAAAGGAATGA
- a CDS encoding TOBE domain-containing protein, whose translation MRADVSLEFLFDDGSSVLKKHINLLKAIQKTGSITKAAEEVGISYKNAWDSLDIINNKSDKPLIVRAQGLKKNSGSELSEHGKKMIEIYDALLLAQQDFLAKICAKSNIQSADLSSFSRLGITLSARNQLNCEITSIKTGALNSQISARLSSGEELGANITVQSENDLNLAVGKRVVFIFKAPAVMLAKEFDTLNLSARNQLNGEVISVKIGAVTAEVVMQLSDSQTLSAIISKESAMELKIGVGDKLKAIVKSSDIIVGV comes from the coding sequence ATGAGGGCTGATGTAAGTTTGGAATTTTTATTTGATGATGGCTCAAGCGTCTTAAAAAAGCATATAAATTTACTAAAAGCTATACAAAAAACTGGCTCTATAACAAAGGCTGCCGAGGAGGTTGGAATTTCATATAAAAATGCCTGGGATAGCCTTGATATTATAAACAACAAAAGCGATAAGCCGCTCATAGTTAGAGCCCAAGGTCTTAAGAAAAATAGCGGTTCAGAGCTAAGTGAGCACGGTAAAAAGATGATAGAAATTTATGACGCTCTTTTACTTGCACAGCAGGATTTTTTGGCAAAAATTTGTGCAAAGTCAAATATACAAAGTGCAGATCTTAGCAGTTTTTCACGACTTGGCATAACACTAAGTGCTAGAAACCAGCTAAATTGCGAGATAACAAGTATAAAAACAGGCGCGCTAAATAGTCAAATTTCAGCTAGATTAAGTAGTGGCGAAGAGCTTGGAGCTAATATCACAGTCCAAAGCGAAAATGACCTAAATTTAGCTGTGGGAAAGCGCGTGGTTTTTATATTTAAGGCACCAGCGGTAATGCTTGCAAAAGAATTTGACACCTTAAATTTAAGCGCTAGAAACCAGCTAAATGGTGAGGTTATCTCGGTAAAAATAGGTGCCGTTACGGCTGAGGTCGTAATGCAGTTAAGTGACTCACAAACACTAAGCGCCATCATCTCAAAAGAGAGTGCGATGGAGCTAAAAATAGGCGTTGGCGATAAGCTTAAAGCGATAGTTAAATCAAGTGACATCATTGTAGGAGTATAA
- the modA gene encoding molybdate ABC transporter substrate-binding protein: MKKTFLALLASVTFAFCGEVVVFAAANTTYAFKDIVKEFNVENPNTKINVVLGASGGLVTQIQNGAPADIFMAADMPFAQKLFDTGFAATKPVVYAQGAVALFSIRDIDFKKGLNVVTELKSISIANPETAPYGKASIQALKNAGLFEKVEKNIVYAGKISETLSQALSAADLGFIAASSLYDEKMSKYKENVNYIFLDQSLYTPIDQGIVIIKKGENNPEVKSFYDFILGEKGREIFKRYGYNLPK, translated from the coding sequence ATGAAAAAAACATTTTTGGCGCTTTTAGCAAGCGTTACATTTGCATTTTGTGGTGAAGTTGTTGTTTTTGCAGCTGCAAATACGACCTATGCTTTTAAGGACATTGTGAAGGAGTTTAATGTAGAAAACCCAAACACAAAGATAAATGTAGTCCTTGGCGCTAGTGGCGGGCTTGTTACTCAGATACAAAACGGCGCGCCAGCTGATATTTTCATGGCGGCAGATATGCCTTTTGCTCAAAAGCTTTTTGATACAGGTTTTGCAGCTACCAAGCCAGTTGTCTACGCACAAGGTGCGGTTGCTCTGTTTAGTATCCGTGATATTGACTTTAAAAAAGGCTTAAATGTTGTTACAGAGCTAAAATCGATCTCAATAGCAAATCCAGAGACCGCACCTTACGGCAAAGCTAGTATACAAGCACTTAAAAATGCTGGGTTGTTTGAAAAAGTAGAGAAAAATATCGTTTATGCTGGCAAAATTTCTGAAACTCTTTCGCAGGCATTAAGCGCGGCAGATCTTGGATTTATCGCGGCTAGCTCGCTTTATGATGAAAAAATGAGCAAGTATAAAGAAAATGTAAATTATATATTTTTAGATCAAAGTCTTTATACGCCAATTGATCAAGGCATAGTTATAATCAAAAAGGGTGAAAACAACCCAGAAGTAAAGTCATTTTATGATTTTATACTTGGCGAAAAAGGTAGAGAAATTTTTAAACGCTACGGATATAATCTACCAAAATGA
- a CDS encoding TOBE domain-containing protein, with protein MIPAKVLEIHENDGISVVKFLHDELLFSMLSLENLGLQVGQNVRLGFKSSDVIIAKAPLLACSVNNVIKARIAHANIGEIITCLHLNAGNFEFESIISKESFSRLNLSIGDEVYAYVKSTSLFISSFDDRY; from the coding sequence ATGATACCAGCAAAAGTCCTAGAAATTCATGAAAATGATGGCATAAGCGTAGTAAAATTTTTACACGATGAGCTTTTGTTTAGTATGCTAAGTCTTGAAAATTTAGGGCTACAAGTGGGGCAGAATGTGAGGCTTGGCTTTAAGAGCTCAGATGTTATCATCGCCAAAGCCCCACTTCTTGCTTGCTCGGTAAATAATGTCATCAAGGCAAGGATAGCTCACGCAAATATCGGCGAGATAATCACTTGCTTACACTTAAATGCTGGCAATTTTGAGTTTGAGAGCATTATCTCAAAAGAGTCATTTTCTCGTTTAAATTTAAGCATTGGCGATGAAGTTTATGCCTATGTTAAATCAACCTCACTTTTTATAAGCAGCTTTGATGATAGATATTGA